A region from the Ctenopharyngodon idella isolate HZGC_01 chromosome 13, HZGC01, whole genome shotgun sequence genome encodes:
- the LOC127525539 gene encoding probable low affinity copper uptake protein 2 — MNMHFEGSSNVTLLFNFWDVRGPAGMVLSVFVVLLLTMLYELLKVWKITVGKRKHSSVTHPSAPVSFSPEQSCFAPVMRCQEGSSALASSPSEISLAPTETTTATADTTASPKKSWLLHCLQTAIHILQVTLGYMLMLCVMSYNVWIFLGVIMGSVLGYFLAFPLLNHI; from the exons ATGAAT ATGCACTTTGAGGGATCCAGCAACGTCACGCTGTTGTTTAATTTCTGGGATGTGCGTGGGCCTGCAG GGATGGTCCTGTCGGTCTTTGTAGTTCTACTGCTCACGATGCTCTACGAGCTTCTGAAAGTGTGGAAGATCACTGTGGGAAAACGGAAGCACTCCTCCGTTACACATCCATCCGCTCCAGTGTCATTCTCTCCTGAACAGTCGTGTTTCGCCCCTGTCATGAGGTGTCAAGAGGGAAGCTCTGCTCTGGCCAGCAGCCCCTCCGAGATCTCATTAGCTCCCACAGAGACTACTACGGCCACTGCTGACACCACCGCCTCTCCTAAGAAGAG CTGGCTTCTGCACTGCCTCCAGACCGCCATACACATCCTGCAGGTGACGCTAGGCTACATGCTAATGCTTTGCGTCATGTCCTACAACGTGTGGATCTTCCTGGGGGTCATCATGGGATCCGTCTTGGGCTACTTTTTGGCTTTTCCTCTCCTGAATCATATTTGA
- the LOC127525534 gene encoding ER degradation-enhancing alpha-mannosidase-like protein 3, with amino-acid sequence MVVNWTRRETHSCGGFVMALAAMIFSCLLIGVTGQDAQAMTAEEKSKIRDQILEMFDHAYNSYMDYAYPADELMPLSCRGRVRGMEPNRGDIDDSLGKFSLTLIDSLDTLVLLNKLDEFEEAVRKTVRDVRLDNDIVVSVFETNIRVLGGLLGAHVMADVLKQRGERMQWYRDELLHMAKELGYRLLPAFNTTSGLPYPRVNLRYGVANPLSRTGTESDTCTACAGTMILEFAALSRLSGDTIFEEHARKAMDVLWEKRQRGSDLVGTVINIHSGDWVRRDSGVGAGIDSYYEYLMKAYILLGDKVYLERFNTHYSAIMKYISQPPLLLNVHMHNPTVNVRSWMDSLLAFFPGLQVLRGDLKPAIETHEMLYQVTKQHNFLPEAFTTEFRVHWGQHPLRPEFAESTYFLYKATGDPYYLKVGQSIVEKLNAHARVPCGFAAVQDVRTGTHEDRMDSFFLAEMFKYLYLLFSEKSQLPIDIDDYIFTTEAHLLPVSLSTTQPSCHTNNTEPQAHEDDLFSYSCPSAQTLFPNNPTFAKTIRDGYKYLTGVGRAQQASPVRGIELPLHDTGLEPVEFLKSMGISLTPLTELISASQGSAFQDSQKGVFKLKLVAEVSQTPEHEEVVPLIVQLISPPFLGRTVLTAGPAKFGMDLTKQEHGVKGSIVKSVPYMACGPIENAVELQGHIALALRGDCMFAAKARRLQEAGAIGVIFIDHREGSSSAETPLFQMVGDGEPTDDITVPLVFLFSKEGATLTAALQEHHNVDVLLLPKEKQLGKEKPEKLNIKFRLAKEGELAEGETESTTIQLVLEQSESATETDTEAASLTGDNQKTCTFPQKDPKNSP; translated from the exons ATGGTGGTAAACTGGACCAGAAGAGAAACACACAGTTGTGGTGGGTTTGTCATGGCTCTGGCAGCTATGATCTTCTCCTGCCTCTTAATTGGAGTCACTGGTCAAGATGCACAGGCCATGACAGCAGAGGAAAAGTCCAAAATCAG ggACCAAATTCTTGAGATGTTTGATCACGCCTATAACAGTTACATG GACTATGCCTACCCAGCAGATGAGTTGATGCCCCTCAGCTGTAGAGGGAGGGTGAGAGGGATGGAACCCAATCGAGGGGACATCGATGACTCTCTGGGAAA GTTCTCTCTAACATTAATAGATAGTTTAGATACCCTTGTG TTGTTAAACAAACTGGATGAGTTTGAGGAGGCTGTGAGGAAGACAGTGAGAGATGTCAGACTGGACAACGACATAGTTGTCTCTGTCTTTGAAACCAATATCCGTGTGCTGGG TGGCTTGTTGGGTGCGCATGTGATGGCAGATGTTCTAAAGCAGCGTGGAGAGAGGATGCAGTGGTACAGAGATGAACTGCTACACATGGCCAAAGAACTGGGTTACCGCCTCCTGCCTGCCTTTAACACCACCAGTGGCCTTCCTTATCCTCGG GTAAACTTGCGTTATGGAGTCGCCAACCCCCTTTCTCGTACAGGCACTGAGTCGGACACTTGCACTGCTTGCGCTGGGACCATGATTTTGGAGTTTGCAGCTCTCAGCCGACTGTCTGGGGACACAATATTTGAG GAACATGCTAGAAAAGCTATGGACGTCCTCTGGGAAAAGAGGCAAAGAGGAAGTGACCTTGTCGGCACCGTGATCAACATCCACAGTGGAGACTGGGTTCGCAGGG ATAGCGGTGTTGGCGCTGGAATCGACTCTTATTATGAATACTTGATGAAAGCTTATATTCTTCTCGGGGACAAGGTGTACCTTGAGAGATTCAACACA CACTACAGTGCCATTATGAAGTACATCAGCCAGCCTCCTCTGCTGCTCAATGTGCACATGCACAACCCCACCGTAAATGTGCGCAGCTGGATGGATTCCTTGCTCGCCTTCTTCCCTGGACTACAG GTTCTGAGAGGAGACTTGAAACCTGCCATAGAGACACATGAGATGCTGTACCAAGTGACTAAACAGCACAATTTTCTCCCTGAG GCCTTTACCACTGAGTTCAGAGTTCACTGGGGGCAGCACCCGCTGAGACCGGAGTTTGCTGAGAGCACATATTTCCTTTACAAA GCCACAGGTGATCCGTACTACTTGAAAGTAGGCCAGTCTATAGTGGAGAAGCTGAATGCTCACGCTCGGGTCCCATGTGGTTTCGCTGCCGTACAGGATGTGAGGACAGGAACGCATGAGGACAG GATGGATTCCTTCTTCCTGGCTGAGATGTTTAAGTATCTCTACCTGCTCTTCTCAGAAAAGAGTCAGTTGCCCATAGACATTGATGACTATATTTTCACTACTGAGGCTCATTTGCTCCCAGTATCTCTATCAACAACCCAGCCCTCCTGCCATACCAACAACACG GAACCTCAAGCTCATGAAGATGATTTGTTTTCATACTCGTGCCCCAGTGCTCAAACCCTGTTCCCTAACAACCCCACCTTCGCCAAGACTATCAGAGACGGCTATAAATACCTCACCGGTGTGGGAAGAGCCCAGCAGGCCTCACCTGTCAG GGGGATTGAACTGCCTCTTCATGACACTGGCCTGGAGCCAGTCGAGTTTCTGAAAAGCATGGGCATCTCTCTTACGCCTCTCACTGAGCTGATCTCTGCAAGCCAAGGCTCAGCATTTCAG GACTCTCAGAAGGGTGTTTTCAAGTTGAAGCTGGTTGCTGAGGTGAGCCAAACCCCTGAGCATGAGGAAGTGGTGCCACTGATTGTGCAGCTCATTTCCCCTCCATTTTTGGGTCGAACAGTCCTTACGGCTGGTCCTGCAAAGTTTGGAATGGATCTTACCAAACAAGAGCATGGG GTGAAAGGTAGTATTGTGAAGAGTGTTCCTTATATGGCGTGTGGTCCCATTGAGAATGCAGTAGAGCTGCAGGGACACATAGCACTAGCACTGAGAGGAGACTGCATGTTTGCTGCTAAAGCTCGGCGCCTGCAGGAAGCAGGAGCCATTGGAGTCATCTTCATTG ATCACAGAGAGGGGAGCAGCAGTGCTGAGACGCCACTGTTCCAGATGGTTGGAGATGGAGAACCTACAGATGACATCACAGTTCCCCTAGTGTTCCTCTTCAGCAAAGAGGGAGCTACACTCACTGCCGCTCTGCAAGAACATCACAACGTGGACGTCCTCCTGCTCCCCAAAGAGAAACAACTGGGAAAAG AAAAACCTGAGAAGTTAAATATTAAGTTCCGTCTTGCTAAGGAAGGAGAGCTTGCTGAGGGTGAGACCGAAAGCACTACCATCCAGCTGGTGCTGGAGCAAAGCGAGAGCGCCACGGAGACGGACACTGAGGCCGCGTCGTTGACTGGAGACAACCAGAAGACTTGCACCTTTCCGCAAAAAGACCCTAAGAACAGCCCCTGA